In the Magnolia sinica isolate HGM2019 chromosome 15, MsV1, whole genome shotgun sequence genome, one interval contains:
- the LOC131227806 gene encoding pentatricopeptide repeat-containing protein At5g56310-like, translating into MIPCISMRFFSISSLKSKIHTLTDPNLLSLLNQCSTFKHMNQTHAFMVSRGLDQDNIHLSKFIEACALLGFKDYALSIFTHKTQPDIYIYNTMIKGLSQMDSAKDAVLLFNRIQVADFRPDTYSFPFVLKAVVQLSTLEVGKEIHSQVIQIGLASEIHVLTGLIQMYSACGAIADARKLFDRMHQRDVVSWNAMVAGYAKIGDVENARMLFERMPERNVISWTAVIAGYAQMNRSNEAIAIFRRMQLTDIEPDEISMLAVLSACAHLGALELGEWIHNYIDKHQLHKIVPLINALIGMYAKSGKIEKAVEVFENMKHRSVITWTTMIAGLALHGLGVEALEMFSRMERARIKPNDVTFIAILSACSHVGLVDAGRWYFEIMSSRYQLAPKIEHYGCMVDLLARAGYLQEAQDLVREMPFEANGAIWGALLAASRIHGNVELGERALRHLIEVEPHNSGNYTLLSNIYAAHEKWNDVGKLRKLMRDRGVKKMPGGSSIEVNGTVHEFIVGDDSNSEFKRIYEVLYEINRQLKIAGYVPKICGGPLDFDEG; encoded by the coding sequence ATGATTCCATGCATTTCTATGCGATTCTTCTCAATCTCTTCCTTGAAGTCAAAAATCCATACACTTACAGACCCAAATCTCCTTTCCTTGCTAAATCAATGCTCCACCTTCAAACACATGAATCAGACTCATGCTTTCATGGTCTCCAGAGGCCTAGACCAAGACAACATCCACCTCAGCAAGTTCATCGAAGCCTGTGCTCTCTTGGGTTTCAAAGATTACGCCCTTTCGATCTTCACCCACAAAACCCAACCTGATATCTATATCTATAACACCATGATAAAGGGTCTTTCTCAGATGGATTCTGCTAAAGACGCCGTACTTTTATTCAATAGGATTCAGGTTGCGGACTTTCGACCTGACACATATTCATTCCCTTTCGTTTTAAAGGCAGTTGTGCAGCTATCCACTCTTGAAGTGGGGAAGGAGATCCACAGTCAGGTAATCCAAATTGGGTTGGCCTCGGAAATTCATGTTTTGACAGGCTTAATTCAGATGTATTCGGCTTGTGGAGCCATTGCTGATGCTCGCAAGCTGTTTGATAGGATGCACCAGAGAGATGTGGTCTCATGGAATGCAATGGTTGCGGGCTATGCCAAGATTGGCGATGTGGAAAATGCGCGGATGCTCTTTGAACGGATGCCTGAGAGGAATGTAATCTCTTGGACAGCAGTGATTGCGGGTTATGCACAGATGAACCGGTCTAATGAGGCGATAGCAATCTTCCGAAGAATGCAGCTCACAGACATTGAGCCAGATGAGATTTCCATGTTGGCTGTGCTCTCAGCTTGTGCCCATTTGGGTGCTCTTGAATTGGGTGAATGGATTCATAATTATATAGATAAACACCAGTTACATAAGATTGTTCCTCTAATCAATGCACTCATCGGCATGTATGCAAAATCTGGTAAGATAGAAAAGGCAGTAGAAGTTTTTGAAAATATGAAACATCGAAGTGTAATAACTTGGACTACAATGATTGCTGGGCTGGCTTTACATGGGCTTGGTGTCGAAGCTTTAGAAATGTTCTCCCGGATGGAAAGAGCGAGAATCAAACCAAATGATGTCACCTTTATTGCCATCCTGTCTGCTTGTAGCCACGTTGGATTGGTCGATGCAGGCCGCTGGTATTTTGAAATCATGAGTTCACGGTATCAGCTCGCACCCAAAATTGAGCACTATGGATGTATGGTCGATCTTCTTGCACGCGCAGGTTACCTGCAAGAGGCACAAGATCTTGTGAGGGAGATGCCGTTTGAAGCCAATGGAGCTATATGGGGTGCTCTGCTAGCTGCCTCTAGAATCCATGGCAATGTAGAGCTTGGGGAGCGAGCCCTGAGGCACCTCATTGAGGTGGAGCCCCATAACAGTGGGAATTACACCCTTCTATCAAATATATACGCAGCCCATGAGAAGTGGAATGATGTTGGCAAGCTGAGGAAGTTGATGAGAGACAGAGGGGTGAAGAAGATGCCAGGAGGCAGTTCTATCGAGGTGAATGGCACAGTTCATGAGTTTATTGTGGGTGACGATTCAAATTCAGAGTTTAAGAGGATATATGAAGTTCTATATGAGATTAATCGACAGTTAAAGATAGCGGGGTATGTGCCAAAGATATGTGGCGGCCCACTCGATTTCGATGAGGGATAA